One genomic region from Gemmatimonadaceae bacterium encodes:
- a CDS encoding dihydrodipicolinate reductase C-terminal domain-containing protein, translated as MKEPAIAIIGDGKMGRIIGQMVQERGWHLTAMLGEEHNRDGVGITRRALGDPDVAIEFTEPSSAVSNIMACIHEGVPVVIGTTGWYQALPLITATANEEGASLLWAPNFSVGVTLFVELAREAARIMSRSDFSAAMVETHHSAKKDAPSGTALAIARAMEGVMGKPLPVTSIRTGSVPGTHELIFDGKFEQIIMRHEARDRRVFADGALRAAQWLIGKKGVFTMRDVLGFSPEGTPEAK; from the coding sequence ATGAAAGAGCCGGCGATCGCCATCATCGGCGACGGAAAAATGGGCCGCATCATCGGCCAGATGGTGCAGGAGCGCGGGTGGCACCTCACCGCGATGCTGGGCGAAGAGCACAATCGCGATGGCGTCGGAATCACACGGCGTGCGCTCGGCGACCCAGACGTTGCGATCGAGTTCACCGAGCCGTCATCGGCGGTCTCCAACATCATGGCGTGCATTCACGAGGGAGTGCCGGTGGTAATCGGCACCACCGGATGGTACCAGGCGTTGCCGCTGATTACCGCGACCGCCAACGAGGAAGGCGCATCGCTGCTGTGGGCGCCCAACTTCTCGGTGGGTGTCACGCTGTTCGTCGAGCTTGCGCGAGAGGCGGCGAGGATCATGTCGCGATCCGATTTCTCCGCGGCGATGGTCGAGACGCATCACTCTGCAAAGAAGGATGCGCCGTCCGGCACCGCGCTGGCGATCGCGCGCGCAATGGAAGGTGTGATGGGAAAGCCGCTGCCGGTGACCAGCATCCGCACCGGCTCGGTGCCGGGTACGCACGAGCTGATATTCGACGGAAAGTTCGAGCAGATCATCATGCGTCATGAAGCCCGCGACCGGCGCGTGTTCGCCGATGGCGCGCTCCGTGCGGCTCAATGGCTGATCGGAAAGAAAGGAGTGTTCACGATGCGTGACGTCCTCGGGTTTTCACCGGAAGGGACGCCGGAGGCGAAATGA
- a CDS encoding type II toxin-antitoxin system PemK/MazF family toxin — translation MADYVPRKGELIALTFDPRSGNEQRGRRPALVVSNDLFNRHTGLCIACPITNTRRDYPFHVAIPAGEGVTGFIMVEQVKSIDFRSRKARRLGKASAEILQEVLSILDACIY, via the coding sequence ATGGCGGACTATGTCCCGCGCAAGGGAGAGCTGATCGCCCTCACGTTCGACCCGCGATCAGGTAACGAGCAACGCGGGCGTCGTCCCGCTCTCGTCGTCAGCAACGACTTATTCAATCGACACACCGGTCTTTGCATCGCGTGTCCGATTACCAATACCCGCCGCGATTACCCGTTCCATGTGGCAATTCCAGCAGGCGAAGGCGTTACCGGGTTCATCATGGTGGAGCAGGTTAAGTCGATCGATTTCCGGTCCCGAAAGGCGAGGCGACTCGGGAAAGCCTCGGCAGAAATTCTTCAGGAAGTGTTGTCGATCCTGGATGCATGCATCTACTGA
- the lysC gene encoding lysine-sensitive aspartokinase 3: protein MIVIKFGGTSVADATAIHRAADIVKRKLDRSPVVVVSALGGTTNALLAIGEQSAKGHLIGALRGVETLRDRHLGECEALLGGTDAADETAAELSAMFDELAHLAEALSTLGHVTPRSLDTIAGYGEQLSANLVAAFFQRMGIAAEYVDARDVMITDEHFMEAEPQTDIIAERSRELIRPLVDGGKVPVMGGFIGSTTGGITTTLGRGGSDYSASLIGAALNAEAIEIWTDVDGMLTGDPRVVEGSLLIEQIRFDEASELASFGAKVLHPNTIAPAVRLGIPVFVYNSRNPDGKGTRITFDAPHRPVSAIAGKTDVTVVKVTAARMLLAHGFLRRVFEIFERHKTSVDVVATSEVSVSVTIDDPARLDALLVDLRDLGDVSIERNRGIIAIVGAGICDAGGAMGRALMALGDVKIHMMSLSATGINLTVIVNAENVQPAMRRLHTEFFGNASA, encoded by the coding sequence GTGATCGTCATCAAGTTCGGCGGCACCTCGGTAGCCGATGCGACGGCGATTCATCGCGCCGCCGACATCGTCAAGCGGAAGCTCGATCGTTCTCCGGTCGTCGTCGTATCCGCGCTCGGCGGCACGACCAACGCGCTTCTTGCAATCGGAGAGCAGTCGGCCAAGGGGCATCTCATCGGAGCGTTGCGCGGCGTGGAGACTCTGCGCGACAGGCATCTCGGCGAATGTGAAGCGCTCCTTGGCGGGACGGATGCGGCCGATGAGACAGCTGCCGAGCTCAGCGCGATGTTCGACGAGCTCGCTCATCTCGCCGAAGCGCTATCCACGCTTGGACACGTGACTCCGCGCTCGCTCGACACCATCGCCGGCTACGGCGAGCAGCTCTCCGCGAATCTTGTCGCGGCGTTCTTTCAGAGGATGGGGATCGCGGCGGAGTATGTGGATGCGCGCGACGTGATGATCACGGACGAGCATTTCATGGAAGCCGAGCCGCAGACGGACATCATCGCGGAACGCTCGCGCGAATTGATACGACCGCTCGTGGACGGTGGGAAGGTTCCGGTGATGGGCGGGTTCATCGGCTCGACGACCGGGGGAATCACGACGACACTCGGCCGCGGCGGATCGGATTACAGCGCGTCGCTCATCGGGGCCGCCCTCAATGCGGAAGCGATCGAGATATGGACCGACGTGGACGGGATGTTGACGGGAGATCCACGAGTGGTGGAGGGATCGCTGCTGATCGAACAGATAAGGTTCGATGAGGCGTCGGAACTGGCGTCGTTCGGCGCAAAGGTGCTGCATCCGAATACGATCGCCCCCGCTGTGCGCCTTGGCATTCCTGTTTTTGTCTACAACTCGCGGAATCCGGACGGAAAGGGAACACGAATCACTTTCGACGCGCCGCACAGGCCGGTCAGCGCCATCGCTGGAAAGACCGATGTGACGGTCGTCAAGGTGACGGCGGCCCGCATGCTTCTGGCGCATGGTTTTCTGCGCCGCGTGTTCGAGATCTTCGAAAGGCACAAGACATCGGTGGACGTCGTCGCGACCTCCGAAGTTTCGGTATCCGTCACGATAGACGACCCGGCACGGCTCGACGCGCTGTTGGTGGACCTGCGCGACCTGGGTGATGTCTCGATCGAGCGGAACCGCGGCATCATCGCGATCGTGGGCGCGGGGATCTGCGACGCGGGCGGCGCGATGGGGCGGGCCCTGATGGCGCTCGGCGACGTGAAAATTCACATGATGTCGCTCAGCGCGACGGGGATCAACCTGACCGTCATTGTGAACGCCGAGAACGTGCAGCCGGCGATGCGCCGTCTGCACACGGAATTCTTCGGGAACGCGTCCGCATGA
- the asd gene encoding aspartate-semialdehyde dehydrogenase — protein MTYSPPNGQKWPVAILGATGAVGQTFIRLLANHPWFEIAEVAASERSEGKRYSDAAWWLEGEMPTSVANMIVKSTDPAGIRSPIAFSALDSSVAGDVEGAFAAAGKFVLSNAKNFRMDADVPLVIPEVNASHLQLIERQRWERGWTGAIVTNANCAATVAAVALAPLQERFGIDQLFLTTMQAVSGAGYPGVASLDILGNVIPYIADEEPKLESEMLKLLGRYADGVVELANMKVSAQTNRVAVEHGHTVCITASFHEPATAEQALAALRGWRGDEATWNLPSHPERPLVVADEANRPQPRRDVNAGAGMTVTVGRVRADTVLDIRMVALGHNTIRGAAGGSVLNAELLAATGRLGKA, from the coding sequence ATGACATACTCACCGCCCAACGGACAGAAGTGGCCCGTCGCCATACTCGGCGCGACCGGCGCGGTTGGGCAGACGTTCATCCGGCTGCTCGCGAATCACCCGTGGTTCGAGATTGCCGAAGTTGCAGCCTCAGAGCGCAGCGAGGGCAAGCGCTACTCCGACGCAGCGTGGTGGCTCGAGGGAGAAATGCCGACCTCGGTCGCAAACATGATCGTGAAGTCCACGGATCCAGCCGGAATCCGATCGCCGATCGCGTTTTCGGCGCTCGACTCTTCCGTCGCCGGTGACGTCGAGGGCGCCTTTGCGGCTGCGGGAAAGTTCGTGCTCAGCAACGCGAAGAACTTCCGCATGGACGCCGATGTGCCGCTGGTGATCCCCGAAGTGAACGCGAGCCATCTGCAGCTTATCGAGAGACAGCGCTGGGAACGTGGCTGGACCGGCGCTATCGTCACGAACGCCAACTGCGCCGCGACCGTTGCGGCGGTTGCGCTCGCGCCGCTTCAGGAGCGGTTCGGAATCGATCAGCTTTTTCTGACGACGATGCAGGCGGTCTCCGGCGCGGGCTATCCAGGCGTTGCGTCACTCGACATTCTGGGAAATGTGATTCCGTACATCGCCGACGAAGAGCCCAAGCTCGAGTCCGAGATGCTCAAGCTCCTTGGCCGGTATGCGGACGGTGTCGTCGAGCTCGCGAACATGAAAGTCAGCGCGCAGACGAACCGGGTGGCGGTGGAGCACGGACACACCGTGTGCATTACGGCGTCGTTCCACGAGCCCGCCACCGCCGAGCAGGCGCTGGCGGCGCTGCGCGGATGGCGCGGAGATGAGGCCACATGGAATCTGCCGAGCCATCCCGAGCGTCCGCTGGTCGTCGCCGATGAAGCGAACAGGCCGCAGCCGCGCCGCGACGTCAACGCTGGCGCCGGCATGACGGTCACCGTCGGACGCGTGCGAGCAGACACCGTACTCGACATTCGGATGGTCGCGCTGGGGCACAACACGATTCGCGGGGCCGCGGGCGGGTCCGTTCTGAACGCCGAGCTTCTCGCCGCGACCGGCCGACTCGGCAAAGCGTGA
- a CDS encoding AbrB/MazE/SpoVT family DNA-binding domain-containing protein encodes MITKIQKWGNSQGLRLSKTLLSDADIDVGDAVDVAVHKGALIVTPVRRVRGGHDLRDLVRRVPKGYKPGELDWGSPVGREVW; translated from the coding sequence ATGATCACCAAGATCCAGAAGTGGGGAAACAGCCAGGGGCTGCGGTTAAGCAAGACCCTGCTGTCCGACGCCGACATTGATGTCGGCGATGCGGTTGATGTGGCGGTGCACAAGGGCGCCCTGATCGTGACCCCCGTGCGGCGCGTGCGGGGCGGGCACGACTTGCGTGATCTTGTTCGCCGCGTCCCGAAGGGCTACAAACCTGGAGAGCTTGACTGGGGCTCCCCAGTCGGCCGTGAGGTTTGGTAG
- a CDS encoding VWA domain-containing protein yields the protein MARVASLEVGARSVTFPSVSLTVTARDAAGAVVDGLPASTLLVQDGAPVVASLTRNRRAPRVLLLLDGSRSLPAAFRDRGAVEFARTVAERLLADDPTLRLRVRAVGENPVAEPWLADATEVEASARRHLPKSFESGLWQTMSRARTAADPTVVVLVTDGKATDQPRADYLARIVAGPPAVVIGVGSPDMKALTALAEAAGGETATASNPDAAVRAIQRLVAARTAAAHRLSYTAPADATGERTVRVELAGRGISATATYTVPAKAERVLPDALAGLYVNVQLGRDRYLRPLVEGAADEVEAALFGTALLTFEGDAPTPSAWIDDVLTGMLAQEPLLRAIAARDRKAVVAELTKAPYGVAPEVFSFFPQLQRDGDNETVTFAQGLSAVLTTSRRRPNRPGLRRVDVLPMLRVATVGADARARTQRTLERTARLALIEQARYATSTGALLAGKALAVVAAGRKVGSVLKGADGEGLATLARVADDPVWRTRVRFVEQDASTAGFWAVTPRNGTLIGVLHDGSGGGEVEEINAVFNRATTVLNNIGVAASAFGASFGFGAWLSLEQTKLTKLHAATLTLATLEVQPGDIASPGELPCAIATGAIGPVLGAVGAKAAEKVVGWLGTLDAGMGSWGGGGICSRL from the coding sequence GTGGCACGGGTCGCTTCGCTCGAGGTCGGGGCACGCAGTGTTACGTTTCCGTCGGTTAGTCTGACCGTCACGGCGCGCGACGCGGCGGGCGCCGTGGTGGACGGCCTGCCTGCCAGCACTTTGCTCGTGCAGGACGGTGCGCCCGTCGTGGCATCGCTCACACGCAATCGTCGCGCACCTCGGGTCCTGCTGCTGCTCGACGGATCGCGAAGTCTGCCCGCCGCCTTCCGTGACCGTGGTGCAGTCGAGTTCGCGCGCACGGTTGCCGAGCGGCTGCTGGCGGACGATCCGACGCTTCGGCTGCGGGTGCGGGCCGTAGGAGAAAACCCTGTCGCCGAACCGTGGCTCGCCGACGCGACGGAAGTCGAAGCGTCGGCCCGCCGCCACCTGCCCAAATCGTTCGAGTCGGGGCTGTGGCAAACGATGTCGCGGGCGCGCACTGCCGCCGATCCCACCGTGGTGGTGCTCGTCACCGACGGCAAGGCGACCGACCAGCCGCGCGCGGATTACCTGGCGCGCATCGTCGCGGGGCCACCGGCGGTGGTGATCGGCGTGGGAAGTCCGGATATGAAGGCGCTCACCGCGCTCGCCGAGGCCGCGGGCGGTGAGACGGCGACCGCGTCGAACCCGGACGCAGCGGTGCGGGCGATCCAGCGCCTCGTCGCAGCGCGCACCGCGGCCGCGCATCGGCTGAGCTATACCGCGCCGGCCGACGCCACCGGCGAACGCACCGTGCGCGTTGAGCTCGCCGGTCGCGGCATTTCGGCCACAGCGACCTACACCGTCCCGGCCAAGGCCGAGCGCGTGCTGCCCGACGCGCTCGCCGGACTCTATGTAAACGTCCAGCTGGGGCGCGACCGCTACCTGCGGCCGCTGGTCGAGGGCGCGGCCGACGAGGTCGAGGCCGCGCTCTTCGGTACCGCTCTGCTGACGTTCGAGGGCGACGCGCCGACGCCGTCGGCGTGGATCGACGATGTGCTCACCGGCATGCTCGCGCAGGAACCGCTGCTCCGTGCTATAGCGGCGCGCGACCGCAAGGCCGTCGTCGCCGAGCTCACCAAGGCGCCGTACGGCGTTGCGCCCGAGGTCTTCTCGTTCTTCCCGCAGCTCCAGCGTGACGGTGACAACGAGACGGTAACTTTTGCGCAGGGGCTCAGCGCGGTGCTGACCACGTCGCGCCGACGGCCGAATCGCCCCGGCCTGCGTCGGGTCGACGTGTTGCCCATGCTGCGCGTCGCAACCGTCGGTGCCGATGCGCGAGCGCGCACGCAGCGCACGCTGGAGCGCACGGCGCGCCTCGCGCTTATTGAACAGGCGCGCTATGCGACCTCGACCGGGGCACTCCTCGCGGGCAAGGCACTCGCTGTCGTGGCTGCAGGTCGGAAGGTCGGCAGCGTACTCAAGGGCGCGGATGGCGAGGGGCTCGCAACGCTCGCTCGGGTGGCCGATGATCCGGTGTGGCGCACGCGGGTGCGCTTCGTGGAGCAGGATGCGTCGACGGCTGGATTCTGGGCGGTAACACCGCGAAACGGCACGCTGATCGGCGTGCTTCACGACGGCAGCGGCGGTGGCGAGGTGGAGGAGATCAACGCCGTCTTCAATCGCGCGACCACAGTGCTGAACAACATCGGCGTAGCGGCCTCGGCGTTCGGCGCAAGCTTCGGCTTCGGCGCGTGGCTTTCGCTCGAGCAGACGAAGTTGACGAAGCTGCACGCGGCGACTCTCACCCTTGCCACACTGGAGGTACAGCCCGGCGACATCGCCTCCCCGGGCGAACTGCCCTGCGCGATCGCCACCGGTGCCATCGGGCCGGTGCTCGGCGCGGTGGGCGCGAAAGCGGCGGAAAAGGTGGTGGGCTGGCTCGGCACCCTTGATGCCGGTATGGGCTCGTGGGGCGGCGGGGGCATCTGCTCACGACTGTAG
- the aroA gene encoding 3-phosphoshikimate 1-carboxyvinyltransferase, with product MTGRGTVRVPGDKSISHRALILGALATGQSRIGGILQSADVRSTAAVLRAMGARIPDLSPSFRIAGMGLRGLTEPGAALDAGNSGTTVRLMAGVAAAYPFSSRFEGDASLSRRPMKRIAEPLTAMGARFEFARGDGLPMTVHGGHLSAIAWNTRAASGQTKSAILLAGLVAGVQVSVRESHKSRDHTERMLVSLGAAVSTDDVTVSLAPVASLGPLDMEVPGDPSSAAYLVALGILRGGGEVVLPRVCINPTRTGFLDALAAMGADIEYVERTAIAGDSAATVVARPSRLSDAVISGEEVPAMIDELPLMACVAAAAGTNLEVTGAAELRVKESDRISTVVSNLNAIGATAEELPDGFRISGRRMPLTGRVATAGDHRIAMAFGILGALRGNAIEIDDRECVEVSYPGFWADLERLRQ from the coding sequence ATGACGGGGCGCGGCACCGTCCGCGTACCCGGTGACAAGTCCATCTCGCACCGCGCGCTGATTCTCGGCGCGCTTGCAACGGGCCAGTCGCGCATCGGAGGAATTCTCCAGTCGGCGGACGTGCGTTCGACGGCTGCCGTGCTTCGCGCGATGGGTGCGCGCATTCCTGACCTGTCGCCGAGCTTCAGAATCGCCGGCATGGGATTGCGCGGACTCACCGAACCCGGCGCCGCCCTCGACGCCGGCAACAGCGGGACGACAGTGCGCCTGATGGCCGGAGTCGCCGCTGCATATCCGTTCTCGTCGCGCTTCGAAGGCGATGCCAGTCTCAGCAGGCGCCCGATGAAACGCATCGCGGAGCCACTCACCGCGATGGGGGCCCGGTTCGAGTTCGCGCGCGGCGACGGGCTTCCGATGACGGTGCATGGGGGCCACCTCTCGGCCATCGCGTGGAACACGCGCGCCGCAAGCGGGCAGACGAAGAGCGCGATCCTCCTCGCCGGCCTCGTCGCCGGAGTCCAGGTGTCGGTCCGCGAGTCCCACAAGTCGCGGGATCACACCGAGCGCATGCTCGTCTCGCTCGGCGCGGCGGTCTCGACCGATGATGTCACCGTGAGTCTGGCGCCCGTCGCGTCGCTCGGCCCGCTGGACATGGAGGTGCCCGGCGATCCGTCTTCCGCCGCCTATCTCGTCGCGCTCGGCATATTGCGTGGCGGGGGAGAGGTCGTCCTGCCCCGTGTTTGCATCAATCCTACTCGCACGGGGTTCCTCGACGCACTGGCGGCGATGGGGGCCGACATCGAGTATGTGGAGAGAACGGCTATCGCGGGAGACAGCGCGGCCACTGTCGTCGCGCGTCCCTCCAGACTTTCCGATGCGGTGATCTCCGGCGAAGAAGTGCCGGCGATGATAGACGAGCTGCCGCTCATGGCGTGTGTTGCGGCGGCGGCGGGCACAAATCTCGAGGTGACCGGAGCCGCGGAGTTGCGGGTGAAGGAGAGCGATCGTATCTCGACGGTCGTTTCGAACCTCAACGCAATTGGCGCCACCGCCGAGGAGCTGCCCGATGGCTTTCGTATTTCAGGGCGGCGCATGCCTCTCACGGGCCGCGTAGCCACGGCTGGCGATCACCGGATCGCGATGGCCTTCGGAATCCTCGGCGCGCTTCGTGGAAACGCCATCGAGATCGACGATCGCGAATGCGTCGAAGTGTCGTATCCGGGATTCTGGGCCGATCTCGAACGATTACGACAGTAG
- a CDS encoding 2,3,4,5-tetrahydropyridine-2,6-dicarboxylate N-succinyltransferase, which translates to MSNATALRDRIESALSDAAAGKHAVGAREAVDALLTSLEAGEVRAAERGTDGSWNAVPWVKRGILLGFQVGTLTDMSSGFSFFDKDTYPPRNLTLADGIRVVPGGSAIRRGAYVAAGVVCMPPMYINVGAYVGAGTMVDSHALVGSCAQVGERVHLSAAAQIGGVLEPVNASPVVVEDDVIVGGNCGIYEGTVVRERAVIGAGVILTRGTPVFDLVRETVYRGTADRPLEIPASAVVVPGARRVTSRWGESEGLSLQTPVIVKYRDDKTDSATALEGWLR; encoded by the coding sequence GTGAGCAACGCAACCGCGCTGCGAGATCGTATAGAGTCCGCGTTGTCCGATGCCGCCGCCGGCAAGCACGCGGTTGGCGCACGCGAGGCGGTGGACGCGCTGCTCACTTCGCTGGAAGCGGGCGAGGTCAGAGCAGCGGAGCGGGGTACAGATGGATCCTGGAATGCAGTTCCGTGGGTGAAGCGGGGAATTCTTCTCGGATTTCAGGTCGGCACGCTGACGGACATGTCGAGCGGCTTCAGTTTCTTCGACAAGGACACTTATCCGCCGCGTAACCTCACGCTCGCCGACGGCATTCGCGTGGTGCCGGGCGGCTCGGCGATCCGCCGCGGAGCGTACGTCGCCGCGGGAGTCGTTTGCATGCCCCCGATGTACATCAACGTCGGCGCGTACGTCGGAGCGGGAACGATGGTTGACTCGCACGCGCTCGTCGGATCGTGCGCGCAGGTCGGAGAGCGCGTGCATCTCAGCGCGGCGGCTCAGATCGGTGGCGTGCTCGAGCCGGTGAACGCGTCGCCGGTCGTGGTCGAGGATGACGTCATCGTCGGCGGCAACTGCGGCATCTACGAAGGCACGGTCGTGAGGGAGCGTGCGGTGATCGGAGCCGGAGTCATACTTACGAGAGGAACGCCGGTGTTCGACCTCGTGCGCGAAACAGTGTACCGGGGGACGGCGGACAGGCCGCTCGAGATTCCAGCGAGCGCGGTGGTCGTTCCAGGCGCGCGGCGTGTGACGTCGCGGTGGGGTGAGAGCGAGGGACTGTCTCTTCAGACGCCTGTCATCGTGAAGTACCGCGATGACAAGACGGATAGCGCGACAGCCCTCGAAGGCTGGCTGCGATGA
- the dapA gene encoding 4-hydroxy-tetrahydrodipicolinate synthase: MIRMPSDTRLRPLLRGCGTALATPFTDSGELDEAALRAFVEWQVTEGIHFVVPCGSTGEAATMTPDEHRRVVEITVEQVNGRVPVVAGAGSNDTKKAIALSKEMRSAGATHLLHTSPMYNKPPQRGIIAHFRAIADAVDLPLVVYNVPGRTGSNVEAATTLELAEHGNITAVKEASGNLGQIAEIIRNRPENFTVLSGDDGLTLAVMAEGGDGVVSVTSNVVPRLASKLVELYDAGDTSGAREIAHRLAPWTTAAFVESNPMPVKAALAMMGRFRNVLRLPLVPLRDAHEGLLRDALRAAGAMDA; this comes from the coding sequence ATGATTCGAATGCCCTCCGATACCAGGTTGAGGCCGCTCCTGCGTGGCTGCGGTACCGCGCTCGCCACGCCGTTCACGGATTCCGGAGAGCTGGACGAGGCGGCTCTGCGCGCGTTCGTCGAGTGGCAGGTGACAGAGGGCATTCACTTTGTGGTCCCTTGCGGCTCGACGGGTGAAGCGGCAACGATGACGCCGGACGAGCACCGGCGCGTGGTCGAGATCACCGTCGAGCAGGTGAACGGCCGCGTGCCGGTAGTGGCCGGCGCCGGCTCGAACGACACGAAGAAGGCGATCGCCCTGTCGAAGGAGATGCGGTCCGCGGGGGCGACGCACCTCCTCCATACGTCGCCGATGTACAACAAGCCGCCGCAGCGAGGAATTATCGCGCACTTCCGGGCGATCGCCGACGCGGTGGATCTGCCTCTGGTCGTGTACAACGTTCCCGGGAGAACCGGCAGCAATGTCGAGGCGGCGACCACCCTCGAGCTTGCGGAACACGGCAACATCACCGCTGTGAAGGAGGCGTCGGGAAACCTCGGCCAGATCGCCGAGATCATTCGCAACCGGCCCGAGAACTTCACGGTGCTGTCGGGAGACGACGGTTTGACGCTGGCGGTGATGGCCGAGGGGGGGGACGGGGTCGTCTCGGTCACGTCGAACGTCGTTCCGCGGCTGGCGTCGAAGCTCGTCGAGCTCTACGACGCGGGGGACACGAGCGGCGCCCGCGAAATCGCGCACCGCCTCGCGCCGTGGACGACGGCCGCGTTCGTCGAATCGAACCCCATGCCTGTGAAGGCGGCGTTGGCGATGATGGGGCGCTTTCGAAATGTGCTGCGCCTTCCGCTGGTGCCGCTCAGGGACGCGCACGAGGGTTTGTTACGCGACGCTCTTCGCGCCGCCGGAGCGATGGACGCGTGA
- a CDS encoding M20/M25/M40 family metallo-hydrolase gives MTDVVALAAELLAIPSLSGSEKAAVDFVSRWLIARGWNVTVQEVSKGRGNVWASRSGGGVTFSTHLDTVPPHIAPKLDGDKLRGRGACDAKGIAAAMLAAADRLVAAGEDRIDLLFVVGEEQGSDGARAANNLSATSRFLVNGEPTESKLASGAKGSLRVKVRTRGREAHSAYPHLGESAIEPMLKLLPTLHDLPLPSDPVLGETTINVGLISGGTGANIIPAHAEAEMMIRLVGDVEPMKKMIRSWAKGRAEVEFGSHIPAQRFHIVEGFDVAPVAYTSDIPLLSRWGTPLLFGPGSIHVAHTPDEYIDVNELRASVGAYERIARQLLAS, from the coding sequence ATGACTGACGTCGTTGCGCTGGCCGCCGAGCTGCTCGCCATTCCATCGCTCTCCGGCAGCGAGAAAGCGGCCGTCGATTTCGTTTCGCGCTGGCTCATCGCGCGAGGCTGGAACGTCACCGTTCAGGAAGTCTCGAAAGGGCGCGGCAACGTCTGGGCGTCGCGCTCCGGCGGCGGAGTCACGTTCTCCACCCATCTCGATACGGTTCCGCCTCACATCGCTCCGAAGCTCGATGGCGACAAGCTTCGCGGACGCGGCGCATGTGACGCGAAGGGAATCGCTGCCGCGATGCTCGCCGCAGCGGACCGGCTCGTCGCTGCCGGCGAGGATCGCATAGACCTTCTCTTCGTCGTCGGCGAGGAGCAGGGCTCCGACGGTGCGCGAGCGGCCAACAATCTCTCCGCGACGAGCCGTTTCCTCGTGAACGGAGAGCCCACGGAGAGCAAGCTCGCGAGCGGCGCCAAGGGATCGCTCCGCGTGAAGGTCAGGACGCGCGGCCGCGAGGCGCATTCGGCCTATCCTCATCTCGGCGAGTCTGCCATCGAGCCGATGCTCAAACTGCTTCCAACGCTTCATGATCTGCCGCTTCCGTCGGACCCGGTGCTTGGCGAGACCACGATCAACGTCGGCCTGATCAGTGGCGGCACCGGCGCCAACATCATTCCTGCCCACGCCGAGGCCGAGATGATGATCCGTCTCGTCGGCGACGTCGAGCCGATGAAGAAGATGATTCGCAGCTGGGCGAAAGGGCGCGCAGAGGTGGAGTTCGGATCGCACATCCCGGCGCAGCGCTTTCATATAGTGGAAGGATTCGACGTCGCCCCAGTGGCGTACACGTCCGACATTCCTCTGCTGTCGCGGTGGGGAACGCCGTTGCTGTTCGGACCCGGCTCCATCCACGTCGCGCACACGCCCGACGAATACATAGACGTCAACGAGCTCCGCGCGAGCGTCGGCGCCTACGAGCGCATCGCGCGGCAGCTGCTCGCATCATGA